One window of the Suricata suricatta isolate VVHF042 chromosome 7, meerkat_22Aug2017_6uvM2_HiC, whole genome shotgun sequence genome contains the following:
- the PRR3 gene encoding proline-rich protein 3 isoform X2 → MNGCTKYAPNWNPPTCPPSVEWINKLLCVHAMGYYTAMKMNELLLQATWMNLTNTMLSERSQTEKNADSLHRGPPGSRGPMIPPLLSLPPPPRGRGPIRGSLGPRCGPYGRGWWGANTEPPFPGPGHGGPPRGGFHKEQRNPRRLKSWSLIKNTCPPKDGPQVMEDKSNRPVCRHFAKKGHCRYEDLCAFYHPGVNGPPL, encoded by the exons atgaatggatgTACAAAATATG ccccaaactggaatcCACCCACATGTCCACCatcagtagaatggataaataagttgttgtgtgtgcatgcaatGGGATACTACACTGCAATGAAAATGAACGAACTCCTGCTACAGGCAAcctggatgaatctcacaaacacgATGTTGAGCGAAAGGAGCCAGACAGAAAAGAATGcagact ctcttcACAGAGGTCCTCCAGGATCAAGGGGACCAATGATTCCACCACTGCTGAGTCTCCCACCTCCTCCTCGGGGCAGAGGCCCAATTCGGGGGAGCCTAGGCCCCAGATGTGGCCCATATGGTCGTGGTTGGTGGGGAGCCAATACTGAACCTCCTTTTCCTGGACCAGGCCATGGGGGTCCTCCCAGGGGAGGCTTTCACAAAGAGCAGAGAAATCCTCGAAGGCTCAAAAGTTGGTCTCTTATCAAAAATACCTGCCCACCCAAGGATGGCCCCCAAGTTATGGAAG ACAAATCCAACCGCCCTGTCTGCCGACACTTTGCCAAAAAGGGCCACTGTCGATATGAGGACCTCTGTGCCTTCTACCACCCAGGCGTCAATGGACCTCCTCTGTGA
- the PRR3 gene encoding proline-rich protein 3 isoform X4, translating to MPKRKKQNQQQHPPPQRPPLPEREETGDEEDGSPIALHRGPPGSRGPMIPPLLSLPPPPRGRGPIRGSLGPRCGPYGRGWWGANTEPPFPGPGHGGPPRGGFHKEQRNPRRLKSWSLIKNTCPPKDGPQVMEDKSNRPVCRHFAKKGHCRYEDLCAFYHPGVNGPPL from the exons ATGCCCAAACGAAAGAAGCAGAATCAGCAGCAGCATCCTCCACCACAGCGGCCCCCGCTGCCAGAGCGGGAAGAGACTGGAGACGAGGAGGATGGGAGTCCCATAG ctcttcACAGAGGTCCTCCAGGATCAAGGGGACCAATGATTCCACCACTGCTGAGTCTCCCACCTCCTCCTCGGGGCAGAGGCCCAATTCGGGGGAGCCTAGGCCCCAGATGTGGCCCATATGGTCGTGGTTGGTGGGGAGCCAATACTGAACCTCCTTTTCCTGGACCAGGCCATGGGGGTCCTCCCAGGGGAGGCTTTCACAAAGAGCAGAGAAATCCTCGAAGGCTCAAAAGTTGGTCTCTTATCAAAAATACCTGCCCACCCAAGGATGGCCCCCAAGTTATGGAAG ACAAATCCAACCGCCCTGTCTGCCGACACTTTGCCAAAAAGGGCCACTGTCGATATGAGGACCTCTGTGCCTTCTACCACCCAGGCGTCAATGGACCTCCTCTGTGA
- the PRR3 gene encoding proline-rich protein 3 isoform X3, translated as MPKRKKQNQQQHPPPQRPPLPEREETGDEEDGSPIGPPSLLGPPPMANGKPGDPKSALHRGPPGSRGPMIPPLLSLPPPPRGRGPIRGSLGPRCGPYGRGWWGANTEPPFPGPGHGGPPRGGFHKEQRNPRRLKSWSLIKNTCPPKDGPQVMEDKSNRPVCRHFAKKGHCRYEDLCAFYHPGVNGPPL; from the exons ATGCCCAAACGAAAGAAGCAGAATCAGCAGCAGCATCCTCCACCACAGCGGCCCCCGCTGCCAGAGCGGGAAGAGACTGGAGACGAGGAGGATGGGAGTCCCATAG GACCACCCAGCCTTCTGGGCCCTCCTCCCATGGCTAATGGAAAGCCTGGTGACCCCAAGTCAG ctcttcACAGAGGTCCTCCAGGATCAAGGGGACCAATGATTCCACCACTGCTGAGTCTCCCACCTCCTCCTCGGGGCAGAGGCCCAATTCGGGGGAGCCTAGGCCCCAGATGTGGCCCATATGGTCGTGGTTGGTGGGGAGCCAATACTGAACCTCCTTTTCCTGGACCAGGCCATGGGGGTCCTCCCAGGGGAGGCTTTCACAAAGAGCAGAGAAATCCTCGAAGGCTCAAAAGTTGGTCTCTTATCAAAAATACCTGCCCACCCAAGGATGGCCCCCAAGTTATGGAAG ACAAATCCAACCGCCCTGTCTGCCGACACTTTGCCAAAAAGGGCCACTGTCGATATGAGGACCTCTGTGCCTTCTACCACCCAGGCGTCAATGGACCTCCTCTGTGA
- the PRR3 gene encoding proline-rich protein 3 isoform X1: MPKRKKQNQQQHPPPQRPPLPEREETGDEEDGSPIGPPSLLGPPPMANGKPGDPKSAPNWNPPTCPPSVEWINKLLCVHAMGYYTAMKMNELLLQATWMNLTNTMLSERSQTEKNADSLHRGPPGSRGPMIPPLLSLPPPPRGRGPIRGSLGPRCGPYGRGWWGANTEPPFPGPGHGGPPRGGFHKEQRNPRRLKSWSLIKNTCPPKDGPQVMEDKSNRPVCRHFAKKGHCRYEDLCAFYHPGVNGPPL; the protein is encoded by the exons ATGCCCAAACGAAAGAAGCAGAATCAGCAGCAGCATCCTCCACCACAGCGGCCCCCGCTGCCAGAGCGGGAAGAGACTGGAGACGAGGAGGATGGGAGTCCCATAG GACCACCCAGCCTTCTGGGCCCTCCTCCCATGGCTAATGGAAAGCCTGGTGACCCCAAGTCAG ccccaaactggaatcCACCCACATGTCCACCatcagtagaatggataaataagttgttgtgtgtgcatgcaatGGGATACTACACTGCAATGAAAATGAACGAACTCCTGCTACAGGCAAcctggatgaatctcacaaacacgATGTTGAGCGAAAGGAGCCAGACAGAAAAGAATGcagact ctcttcACAGAGGTCCTCCAGGATCAAGGGGACCAATGATTCCACCACTGCTGAGTCTCCCACCTCCTCCTCGGGGCAGAGGCCCAATTCGGGGGAGCCTAGGCCCCAGATGTGGCCCATATGGTCGTGGTTGGTGGGGAGCCAATACTGAACCTCCTTTTCCTGGACCAGGCCATGGGGGTCCTCCCAGGGGAGGCTTTCACAAAGAGCAGAGAAATCCTCGAAGGCTCAAAAGTTGGTCTCTTATCAAAAATACCTGCCCACCCAAGGATGGCCCCCAAGTTATGGAAG ACAAATCCAACCGCCCTGTCTGCCGACACTTTGCCAAAAAGGGCCACTGTCGATATGAGGACCTCTGTGCCTTCTACCACCCAGGCGTCAATGGACCTCCTCTGTGA
- the GNL1 gene encoding guanine nucleotide-binding protein-like 1, whose amino-acid sequence MPRKKPFSVKQKKKQLQDKRERKRGLQDGLRSSSNSRSGSRERREEQTDTSDGESVTHHIRRLNQQPSQGLGPRGYDPNRYRLHFERDSREEVERRKKAAREQVLQPVSAKLLELDIREVYQPGSVLDFPRRPPWSYEMSKEQLMSQEERSFQEYLVKIHGAYTSEKLSYFEHNLETWRQLWRVLEMSDIVLLITDIRHPVVNFPPALYEYVTGELGLALVLVLNKVDLAPPALVVAWKHYFHQHYPQLHIVLFTSFPRDPRTPQDPSSVLKKNRRRGRGWTRALGPEQLLRACEAITMGKVDLSSWREKIARDVAGATWGNGSGEEEEEEDGPAVLVEQQTDSAMEPTGPTRERYKDGVVTIGCVGFPNVGKSSLINGLVGRKVVSVSRTPGHTRYFQTYFLTPSVKLCDCPGLIFPSLLPRQLQVLAGIYPIAQIQEPYTAVGYLASRIPVQVLLHLRHPEAKDPSAEHPWCAWDICEAWAEKRGYKTAKAARNDVYRAANSLLRLALDGRLSLCFHPPGYSEQKGTWESHPETTELVVLQGRVGPAGDEEEEEEEELSSSCEEEGEEDRDADEEGEGDEDTPTSAPGSSLAARNPYALLGEDEC is encoded by the exons ATGCCGAGAAAGAAGCCCTTCAGCGtgaagcaaaagaagaaacagttGCAAGACAAGCGGGAGCGGAAGCGAG GGCTCCAAGATGGGCTGCGATCCAGTTCCAACAGCCGCAGCGGGAGCCGGGAGCGGCGGGAGGAGCAAACCGACACTTCGGACGGGGAGTCTGTGACCCATCATATCCGCAGGCTAAACCAGCAGCCTTCCCAGGGGCTGGGTCCTCGAGGCTATGACCCAAATCg ATACCGGCTGCACTTTGAGCGAGACAGCCGGGAGGAggtggaaaggagaaagaaagcagcCCGGGAGCAAGTGCTACAGCCGGTCAGTGCTAAGCTGCTGGAGCTGGACATCCGAGAGGTCTATCAGCCTGGCTCAG tCCTGGACTTTCCCCGACGCCCTCCTTGGAGCTATGAGATGTCCAAGGAGCAGCTAATGAGCCAGGAGGAACGTAGCTTCCAGGAGTATCTTGTGAAGATTCATGGGGCTTATACCTCTGAGAAACTCAGCTACTTTGAGCATAATCTGGAG acatgGAGGCAGCTGTGGCGTGTGTTGGAAATGTCTGACATTGTCCTGCTTATCACTGATATCCGACATCCA GTTGTGAATTTCCCACCAGCACTTTACGAGTACGTGACTGGAGAACTTGGGTTGGCCTTGGTCTTGGTCCTGAACAAGGTGGATCTAGCCCCACCGGCTCTCGTGGTTGCCTGGAAGCATTATTTTCACCAACACTATCCCCAGCTCCATATAGTCCTTTTTACCTCTTTCCCTCGGGACCCCCGCACCCCACAGGACCCTAGTAGCG TTTTGAAGAAGAATCGGAGACGGGGGAGAGGATGGACTCGGGCCCTGGGGCCAGAGCAGTTACTGAGAGCCTGTGAAGCCATCACTATGGGGAAAG TGGACTTAAGCAGCTGGCGGGAGAAGATTGCCCGAGATGTGGCTGGGGCCACCTGGGGAAATggctctggggaggaggaggaagaagaggatggACCTGCAGTCCTTGTGGAGCAGCAGACTGACTCAGCGATGGAGCCAACGGGCCCAACCCGGGAGCGCTACAAAGACGGGGTGGTGACCATTGGCTGTGTGG GTTTCCCCAATGTGGGAAAATCCTCGCTGATCAACGGGCTGGTGGGGCGGAAGGTCGTGAGTGTCTCCAGAACCCCCGGGCACACCCGATACTTTCAGACCTACTTTCTCACCCCCTCTGTGAAGCTCTGTGACTGCCCTGGCCTCATattcccctcccttctgcccaGGCAGTTGCAG GTTCTGGCAGGGATCTACCCCATTGCCCAAATCCAGGAACCATACACTGCAGTGGGCTATCTGGCATCTCGAATCCCTGTGCAGGTCCTGCTTCACTTACGCCATCCAGAGGCCAAGGATCCTTCAGCAGAACATCCCTGGTGTGCCTGGGACATCTGTGAAG CCTGGGCAGAGAAACGTGGTTATAAGACAGCCAAGGCAGCCCGGAACGATGTGTACAGAGCAGCCAATAGCCTCCTGCGGCTGGCACTGGATGGCCGCCTCAGCCTGTGTTTTCATCCGCCAGGCTACAGTGAACAGAAAG GCACCTGGGAGTCCCATCCGGAGACCACAGAGTTGGTGGTTTTGCAAGGCAGGGTGGGGCCAGCaggtgatgaggaggaggaggaagaagaagagctGAGCAGCTCctgtgaggaggagggagaggaggaccGAGATGCGgatgaggagggggaaggggatgaggaCACCCCAACTTCAGCTCCAGGGTCCAGCCTGGCTGCCCGAAACCCTTATGCCCTACTGGGCGAGGACGAGTGCTGA